In the Alphaproteobacteria bacterium genome, CGCGCGTCGCCTTGTAGGCGCGGCGCAGGTAGCGCACCTGGCGCGTGAGGTTGCGCAGGAAGCGGCGGTAGAAGCGCATGTCGGCTTCATGCAGCACCAGCGGTGCCTGGCAGAGCCACGAGATGATGCGGCGCGCCACGAGATCGGGCCGCCAGCCGTCGACCGTGTCGAACGCGCTCTGCAGCGAGATCCATTCGTCCACCAGCGCGCGCGCATTGGCGCGGGTGATGGCGGATTCGGCGGCGCGGAGATGCCGCAGCCAGCCGAAGCCGAGCAGCTGGTCGGACCACTCCTCCGAGGGCGGCTCGATCTCGAACGGCGAACGGCCGTCGCAGATCACGATCTTGCCCGCGAATGCAAAGCGCCCGGCATAGATCTCGCTGGCGCGGGTCGGATCGGCGGTGCGCAGGTCCTGCGGCGCGATCAGCAGCCGGTCCGAGATTGCGGGCGTGAAGCGCCAGCGCACGACCGGGTGCGCATTGACCTGGCTCCAGGTGGTGCGCAATGCGCGGCGGGCCGCGAAAGCGGCCAACCTTGTGCGATCCGCGAAGCCGCGGGCCATTGCGCGCCAAAACCCCTATCCCCGACGCGGCCGTCCCGCTCGGGTCCGCAAGATAGCCTTCGGGGGACTCAGGGCCAACCGCGGGCAAAAAACACTGTTAAATCCGCTCCAGACGGGCGGCGAAGAACCCGTCGAGCCCGGAGAGACGCGGGTCCGAATCAGGCCACGCGCTGGGCAGCGTGCGCAGGTCCCCGGCGGCGTTAAGGAACTCCGCAATGCCGGGAACTTCGCTTTCGTTAACGGGCCTGCGCCGGACGGCCGGCTCGCGCGCCAGCAGCGCGTCGATCTGCTGCTCGCCCTCCTCGGGTTCCAGCGAGCAGACGCAATAGACGATCGTGCCGCCCGGCCTCGCGAGCGCGACCGCGCGGTCGAGCAGGCGGCGCTGCAATCCGGCGAGCTGGGCGAGGTCGGCCTCCGACTTGAGCCATCCGACATCGGGATGGCGGCGGATCGTGCCGGTGGAGGAGCAGGGCGCATCGACCAGAACGGCATCGAACGGTCCCGCCTGCCACTCGGTGACGTCGGCCGCGATCATGTCGGCGTGCAGGCCGAGCCGCGTGAGATTTTCGCGCACGCGCACGAGCCGGTTCGCCGACCGGTCGAGCGCGGTGACGCGCGCGCCGGCAGCGCTAAGTTGTGCGGTCTTGCCGCCGGGCGCCGCGCACAGGTCGGCGACCGTCTTGCCCGCGACATCGCCAAACAGCCGCGCCGGGAGGGCCGCGGCGGCGTCCTGCACCCACCAGGCGCCCTCGTGATAGCCGGGGAGCAGCGCGACGTGGCCCTGCGCGACGGTGCGCACCGTACCGGTCGGCATCACGCGCCCGCGCAGGCGCTGCGCCCAGCTTTCCGCGTCCGACTTCACCGTGAGATCGAGCGGCGGCTCATGACCGTGGGCGATCGCGATCGCGCGCGCGGTTTCATCGCCAAAGCTGCGCTGCCAGCGCGCGAACAGCCAGTCCGGCGTGTCGAGCGGCACCGGATCGAGCGCCGCGATCGCATCCTTTCCCTCGCGCGCCGCACGCCGCAGCACCGCGTTGATGAGCCCGGGATATTTCGCGGCGCGCCGGTCTGCTTGCACGAGGCGCACGGAAAGATCGACCGCCGCGTGGTCCGGCACGTCGAGAAAGAGGATCTGCGCGGCGCCGATCAGCAGCACCGTCTCGACGCGCGGCGCATCGGACGGAAACCCGCGCTCGAGAAACTTGGCCAACACATGCCGCAGCGTGCCGACGCGGCGCAGAACGGTCGCGACCAGCTTGCGCACCAACGCGCGGTCGCGATCCGCGAGCGCCGCAAGCCCCGGATGCGCGTCGGCGCCGTCAAGCTCGGCATCGAGCGGACGCCGCCTTCGCAGAACGTTGTCGAGGATGTCAGCCGAAACGCGCCGCGCCGCAAGACCGGGGACTTCGGCGGGCGCTATACGTCTAGCCGGTGTCATGAGTTCCGTTTGTCTGGAAGGGCCGCCCGCCGAATCATTCTTGCATTCTAACCGAGCAACAGCGTGACGGTTCATTTCTTCGGCGGCTTTTAGCCCCATGGGCTCCAGTGCTGGCTCCGCCGGCCGTGGGAGGCGGCGCTTGCGCGCCTTTGCCCGCCCTACGATCCTTGTACGATCCGCCGCGAGGAACCCTTGATGAACGCGAACCCCTCCACCTTCGTCCTGGTGCACGGCGCATGGAGCGGCGGCTGGTGCTATGCGCGCGTCGCTCACATGCTGCGTGCGCGTGGGCACACCGTGTTCACACCGACGCTGACCGGCCAAGGCGAGCGCGCGCATCTCTTGTCCGGTGCGATCAATCTTTCGACCCACATCACGGACGTGCTCGGCGTGTTTCAATACGAGCGCCTGAGCGAGGTGGTGCTTGCGGGTCATTCATACGGCGGGATGGTGATCACCGGCGTCGCGGACCGCACGCCCGAGAAGATCAAGGCGCTCGCCTATCTGGACGCATTCGTGCCGGATGACGGGCAATCGCTGTTCGACATCAACATTCCGGCGAACACGCAACGCTTCCTCGACGGCGCGGGCGCGAGCGGCGGCCTGAGCGTGCCGGCGCCGTCCGCCGCCTACTTCGGGGTGAATGCCGCGGACAGCGCGACCGTCGATGCGCTCGCGACGCCGTTTCCGCTCGGCTGCTTCACCGAGAAGCTGAAGCTGTCAGGCGCCTACCGCACAGTGCAGAAACATCTTTATGTGCACGGCACCGTGTTGCCGCGCGAGAGCCCGTTTCGCCCCTTCTACGAGCGCGCCAAGGCCGCCGGCTGGAGCGCGCATGCGCTCAGGTGCGGGCATCACGTGATGCTCGACGCGCCGGAGAAGACCGCGGAATTGCTGGAGGGTCTTTCCCTCTCCCCGTGAAACGGGGAGAGGGTGGCGAGACGGGAAGCGTTGAGCCGGGTGAGGGCTTTTTCGAATGCCCGGCGGCCCCTCTCCGCCTCGCTGCGCTCGGCACCTTCTCCCCGCTTTGCAGGGAGAAGGAAACTATCGCACCACCATCACGGTGGTGCCGACGCTGACGCGGTCATAGAGATCGACCACGTCCTGATTGAACATGCGGATGCAGCCGTAGGAGACGAAGCCGCCGACCGAGCCCGGTACGTTGGTGCCGTGAATCGCGTATTCGCCGCCGGCGAGCGTGAGCGCGGCCGCGCCCATCGGATTGCGCGGTGAGCCGCCGGGAATGAGGTCTGGGATCGACGGCTTGTCGCGTTTCACCTCCTTGGGCGGCGCCCAGGCGGGCTTCACGTATTTGCCGTCGATGCGCGTGGTGCCGGCCCACTGCTTGCCGGCCTTGCCGACGCCGACTGGGTAGCGGATCGCGCGGCCGTCGCCGAGCACGTAGTAGAGCCGCCGCTCGTGCTGGCGCACCACCACGGTGCCGGCCGAGACGCCGGGATCGCGGAATGCCACGACCTCGCGCGCCTCGACGGACTGCGCGCCGAAGGAGGCCGCAGTGGTAAGACAAGCAAACGCCGCAAGGGCGCGAGCAAACTGCCGCATGAAAAATCCCCCATCCCGCGCTTGCCGGCCCTCGCTGGCCAAGCGCCCTCTCTGTCCCAACGCCATGATACGCTAAGCCCCGCCGTTGCTTGAGCGTGACCTGCAATCACGGTGAAGAAACAATCAAGATTTGGACGGCGCGGCAATCGGTGTGGCGCCACCAAACGGTGAGGTGACGCGCTTTTCGGAGAAGTGTTGCCGCGGGGACGCGGTTAGTTCAGCGAACCAGCGGATTCACGGTTCTCAATTGCGGAAAGCGGCCGAAATCCCGGTCGGCGGTCCACAATTCGCGCACGCCGTGCTGAAGGCAGATCGCCGCGATGCGCGCATCGTGAACCTTAGCGCCAATGGTACGGCTGACCAGCAACGTTTCCTTCAAATGACGCCAATGATCGTCCGCCTCAGCGAGCATGACAATTGACGGAGACGCTAACCAGACGTCGACCTGATCAACCGCCTCGGCGAGCGTGCTTGGGGGGTCGAACACACGCGGACGCGTCACAATACCGATGAATTCTTGCAGGCAGGGCCAGGGAATTGCCCATTGGCCGCTCCCTCCGGCAAGGACCACGACGGACCGGACGGCCGCTTCGTGAAATATCGAGTCACGACGGTGGGCGTAGACCAGGATGTTGGTGTCAACGGCGATCAGGATCCGCGCCCTTCGTAGATAAGGTCGCGGATTTCATCCCAACTCTTGCCGGCCACATCGGGGTGCAAGCCGTTTCCGCCGACGCTCGCATCGCGTAGCTTGAACGGCTTGTCCTTCTTTTTCTCAGCCACCACCTGTCGCAAGCCCTGCTCGACGAGCGCGCGCAGCGTCGTGTTTTCGCGGCCCGCAATCTTGCGTGCCTCGCGCAGCAGGGGGTCCGAAATCTCCAATGTCGTTTTCATAGGGTACCCATATCGATGGATCGTATAATATGGGTACCCATACCACGCTTGCCAGCGTGACGCAATGCGAGAGCGCCTCAGTTCAGCTTCTGCCGGTTCTGCGTCACCACCTCGAAGAACTGCGCGATTTCCCGGTTGAGGAAATCGACATCGGCCGGGAACGCGCCGCCCGCCGCGGCGTGCCCGGTCACCGTGCCGGGGCTGATGGTGACGACCCGCACGTCACGGATGAAGCGCGCCGCCTCTTGCGGCTCCCACTCGGGATTGAGCAGGTCCTTGGTGCCGACCATGACCAGCGTCTTCGCCTTGATGGCGCGCAGCGCCTTCACGGTGTCGCCGTTCATGCCGGGCGTGGTGCCGACATCGTGCCGGTCGTAGGCCCAGGTCTGGTAGATCCAGTCGTTGGCGTCGAACGACTTGATCAGCGCGGTTTCCTGCGCCTTCATGAACGGCAGGATGTCGAGCTGGTTTGCGAACTGGTTGCGCGAGACTTCCGGCGAGCGCGCCGCAAGGAAGTTGAGGATGTCGCGCCACAGCCGGATGCCCTGCTCGGGCGGCTCGGCATAGTCGCCGCCCTTCCACGCGGGATCGAGCATGATCGCCTTGCGGGTCGCCTCCAGCACCGTGACGGTCCAGGCCGGGGTCTTGGCGAGCGGCACCAGCGCGACCAGCGAATCCATGAAGTCCGGATAGCTCACGCCCCATTGCAGCGTCTGCATGCCACCCATCGAGGGGCCGATCACGGCGACGACGTGATCGATGCCGAGGTGCTCCATCAGCTTCTTCTGCGACGTCACCATGTCGCGGATCAGGAATTTCGGAAACTTCATGTGCGGCTGCGTGGCCGAATTCGACGGCGAGGTGGTGAGCCCGTTGCCGATCGCGTCGGTGCAGATGATGAAGTACTTGCTGGTGTCGAGCGCCTTGCCGGGCCCGATCAGGAAATCGAGGCGGTGATGATTGCCGCTGATCGCCGTCACCATCAGGATGGCGTTCGATTTCTTCTCGTTGAGCTTGCCGTGCGTGACGTAGGAGATCGAGAAATCCTTGATGACTTCGCCGGACTCAAGCTGGAAATCGCCGATCTTGTAGGACTGATGCGGCGGCTGGGCGGGCGTGTGCGCCAGAGCTGGCCCAGCGATGAGCGCTGCGGCGAGTGCGAGTGTTCGCAAGGATGCGAGCATGGTCCCCTCCCGATGTTATTGGCGGAAGATTATCGAGCGGGCCGAGGCTGCGCCATCACGATTTCTCGGGTGGTGCGCTATCGCCCCTTTGCTGCGATCGCGCTGCGCAATTGGGCAAACCCTTCATTTGTTGGCGAGCCTAGTTTTTCCTTCGCGTAGCGGTCGAGTGCCGCTGCGACGAACTTGTGCTCGCGGGCTTGCCCTTCGAGCATCACGAGAGCCCACGACGCAAGATTCAAGCGTTTCAACGCTTCTGTCGAATACTTCCTTTTGAGCGCCTCGATTGCATCCTTGTCGCTGCGCGGCTTCAAGAGCGCAGTAGCGACAATATCGCGGACATCAATGTCTCCCGCCGACACGACGCCATCGTAGTAATCGTAGATTTGGCGCACGTAGGCCTCATCGCCGGTCGCAAGGCTGGCTCCCAACAGGCCGTCCAAGGTCGAGCGGTGCTCGACCTTCAGTTGGTGCAGCGGTGTTACCATCTCGACCCGAGTCATCTGATCGAGGGGCCAACCCCATTGTCTCGCGGCAGCGATGGCATCTGAGTATCTGTCTGCCAGTCGAAGACTATGAAACACGGCCGACTGTGTCTCACGCCCGAGTTTCGTGCCTTTGGCGACCTCGATAGCTTCCGGATATTTCGCAAAAACACCAGCGAGGAAACCCAGCACGAACTCCAGCCGCCCCCAGCCAGTTTCGTCCAAATCCATCAGAAGGCGGCCAGTATCGGTAGGCTTCTCGTAGTAGTGGTAAAGGGTAATTCTGAGCTCTTGAGCCTTGGCCTCTCGCGCCGCCAAAGTGCTCTGGCGGTCTTGGGGACGCGCCGGCGCAGCAAGAATCAGCGAGAGTGCGATTGCCGCAAAGAGCGACCGGCTGAATACCGCCTTCCGTCTTCCGCGCATCGCTACGCGTGCTTCCGTTTGTTCTGCCTGTTGTTCACCAGGTCATCCACCACCGCCGGGTCGGCGAGGGTGCTGGTGTCGCCGAGGTTGCCGTACTCGTCCTCGGCGATCTTGCGCAGGATGCGGCGCATGATCTTGCCGGAGCGGGTCTTCGGCAGGCCCGGGGCGAACTGGATGAGATCCGGTGCCGCGATCGGGCCGATCTCCTTGCGCACCCACCCGACGAGCTCCTTGCGCAGCGCTTCGGTCGGCTGCTCGCCCGCCATCAAGGTCACATAGGCGTAGATGCCCTGGCCCTTGATGTCGTGCGGATAGCCGACGACGGCCGCCTCCGAGACCTTTTCGTGCGCGACCAGCGCGCTCTCGACTTCCGCCGTGCCCATGCGGTGGCCCGAGACGTTGATCACGTCGTCGACGCGGCCGGTGATCCAGTAGTAGCCGTCGGCGT is a window encoding:
- a CDS encoding alpha/beta fold hydrolase is translated as MLASLRTLALAAALIAGPALAHTPAQPPHQSYKIGDFQLESGEVIKDFSISYVTHGKLNEKKSNAILMVTAISGNHHRLDFLIGPGKALDTSKYFIICTDAIGNGLTTSPSNSATQPHMKFPKFLIRDMVTSQKKLMEHLGIDHVVAVIGPSMGGMQTLQWGVSYPDFMDSLVALVPLAKTPAWTVTVLEATRKAIMLDPAWKGGDYAEPPEQGIRLWRDILNFLAARSPEVSRNQFANQLDILPFMKAQETALIKSFDANDWIYQTWAYDRHDVGTTPGMNGDTVKALRAIKAKTLVMVGTKDLLNPEWEPQEAARFIRDVRVVTISPGTVTGHAAAGGAFPADVDFLNREIAQFFEVVTQNRQKLN
- a CDS encoding TA system VapC family ribonuclease toxin — protein: MLIAVDTNILVYAHRRDSIFHEAAVRSVVVLAGGSGQWAIPWPCLQEFIGIVTRPRVFDPPSTLAEAVDQVDVWLASPSIVMLAEADDHWRHLKETLLVSRTIGAKVHDARIAAICLQHGVRELWTADRDFGRFPQLRTVNPLVR
- a CDS encoding alpha/beta hydrolase; this encodes MNANPSTFVLVHGAWSGGWCYARVAHMLRARGHTVFTPTLTGQGERAHLLSGAINLSTHITDVLGVFQYERLSEVVLAGHSYGGMVITGVADRTPEKIKALAYLDAFVPDDGQSLFDINIPANTQRFLDGAGASGGLSVPAPSAAYFGVNAADSATVDALATPFPLGCFTEKLKLSGAYRTVQKHLYVHGTVLPRESPFRPFYERAKAAGWSAHALRCGHHVMLDAPEKTAELLEGLSLSP
- a CDS encoding transcription antitermination factor NusB, with product MTPARRIAPAEVPGLAARRVSADILDNVLRRRRPLDAELDGADAHPGLAALADRDRALVRKLVATVLRRVGTLRHVLAKFLERGFPSDAPRVETVLLIGAAQILFLDVPDHAAVDLSVRLVQADRRAAKYPGLINAVLRRAAREGKDAIAALDPVPLDTPDWLFARWQRSFGDETARAIAIAHGHEPPLDLTVKSDAESWAQRLRGRVMPTGTVRTVAQGHVALLPGYHEGAWWVQDAAAALPARLFGDVAGKTVADLCAAPGGKTAQLSAAGARVTALDRSANRLVRVRENLTRLGLHADMIAADVTEWQAGPFDAVLVDAPCSSTGTIRRHPDVGWLKSEADLAQLAGLQRRLLDRAVALARPGGTIVYCVCSLEPEEGEQQIDALLAREPAVRRRPVNESEVPGIAEFLNAAGDLRTLPSAWPDSDPRLSGLDGFFAARLERI
- a CDS encoding DUF2191 domain-containing protein; the protein is MEISDPLLREARKIAGRENTTLRALVEQGLRQVVAEKKKDKPFKLRDASVGGNGLHPDVAGKSWDEIRDLIYEGRGS
- a CDS encoding L,D-transpeptidase: MRQFARALAAFACLTTAASFGAQSVEAREVVAFRDPGVSAGTVVVRQHERRLYYVLGDGRAIRYPVGVGKAGKQWAGTTRIDGKYVKPAWAPPKEVKRDKPSIPDLIPGGSPRNPMGAAALTLAGGEYAIHGTNVPGSVGGFVSYGCIRMFNQDVVDLYDRVSVGTTVMVVR